A portion of the Carya illinoinensis cultivar Pawnee chromosome 11, C.illinoinensisPawnee_v1, whole genome shotgun sequence genome contains these proteins:
- the LOC122280805 gene encoding protein SPIRAL1-like 5 produces the protein MSRGGSYGGGQSSLGYLFGSHDEKPSASPPTRTVDPPPYGIDTNSTDQKPPDARSPTEKEKVSNNYPRAQGQNTGNFITDRPSTKVKSVPGGDSSLGYLFGDK, from the exons ATGAGTAGAGGTGGAAGCTATGGTGGCGGGCAAAGTTCCCTGGGCTATCTGTTTGGCTCTCATGATGAGAAACCGAGCGCTTCTCCTCCCACCCGGACAGTCGACCCACCTCCATATGGTATCGATACCAACAGTACGGATCAGAAGCCTCCCGACGCTCGTTCTCCtacagagaaagaaaaagtgtCAAACAACTATCCCCGAGCTCAAGGCCAAAACACAGGAAACTTCATAACT GATCGTCCGTCAACAAAAGTCAAATCCGTTCCAGGCGGGGATTCATCTCTCGGTTACTTGTTTGGAGATAAGTAA